The Candidatus Eremiobacteraceae bacterium genome segment GCCCCAGCGGGGACCCGAGCCTTTTCTGAGAGCCTACTAAGACGCCTTAATTGGGATGCGGCTTCATGGTCGGTCCAGGTGGGATGACCTCCTGGATCGTGCCCGAGGAGGCGACCCCGGCGAGCATGTCGCGCCATGCCTTGCTCGCCATCGGAGCGACTGAGGCTAATGAGTGGGTGCCGCCCGGCTGCTCGTAATAGGTCACCAAGGCGCCGTGCGAGCTCAGCCAGGCGGCGAGCTGGCGCAGGTACGCGGACGTGATGCTCCCATCCTCGGAGCCCCCGACGAGGTAGACCGGCTTGCCGCGCACGTGCTGTGCGACCGCGTCGCTATCGGTCTGTGCGACGGCGCCTTCGATCACGAGCAACGACGACCAACGGTCGGGAGCGGCCGCGAGCGCCTTGAACGCCGCGAACCCGCCAAGCGAGTTGCCCGCGAGGTAGACGCGTCGCCGATCGACGCGCAGCGACGTCTCGATCGCTCCTAGTGTCTGGTACAGATCGGCGATGGTGGCGTCGGCGAGCATGTCGTCGCCGCCGGCATACGGCGCAATCACCACGCTGCCGGTGGCGTCGGCCAGCGAGCGCACCAGCGGCGATGCGATGACGTCGGCTTCGCTCTGACCTTTGCCATGCAGGTAGATGATCAGCGTGGCCGGTTTGTCACCAGCTGTGGCGGGCACGTAGAGCGCCAGCGGGTACGCTAGCTTCTTGACGCCGATCGCCGGCACGAGCGCCGCTGAGGCGCCGTGGATCGTGTCGAGCGCTGGGTAGGTCTGCTGCGCGAGTTGATCGACGAGCGCCCTGTCGAGCTGTGCGAGCTGGAGCGTCGCCTCGGGGTCATCTGAGGTTTGCAGCTGCGCGAGATGCGCTGCGAGCCGCGCATGCAGGACGGCGGTCAATCCGCTGAGCCGATCGATCGCAGCTGCGTTGGCGGCGAGCTCGCGCTGAGCGCCCTCGAGCAGCGCACGGGCTTGGCTGAGCTGGTCCGAGGGCGCTGGCGCAAGCGCGACATTGAAGGTTATCGCGATCGCGGCCAACACGCTGAACATTTTCATCTCGCGCTTCCTTTTGTATGGCTGCGCGGGATTCATCCACGGGGGTACGAACCTAGTAGCATGAAGGTACGCGTGCCGATCACCGGCTTCGTCCTCACATGCGTGCTCGCGCTTGGGGGACCAGGCGTGCGAGCGCAAGCGCAGGATATGCCGCAAGACGGCGCAGCCGCACCTTCAGTGCCGGTGCTGCAGTCGGTCATTGATGGCGGCTTCGAGCCGTTCGATCTCAAGACGGCATCGACAGGCACGACCATCGTGTTGTATTTCTTTCCCCAGGCCTTCACCGAAGGCTGAACGATCGAGGCCAAGGCCTACGCCGCCAGGCTGGCGGACTTCAAGAAGCTCGGCGCCACGGTGGTCGGCATCTCCTACGATTCGCTCGATGTGCTCAAGAAGTTCCAAGCGCAAGAACAAGCGCCGCAGCGCTTCGTGTCTGACACCAAAGGCGTTGCGGTGACTGCGTTCGGCGTGTCGATGACCGACCAGGGCCAGGTCTACGCGAAGCGCGCGACCTTCATCATCCGCGACGGCAAGGTCTTGCACACCGTCTTCGACTGGAGCCCGCTCGGCAACGTCAGCAAGACGCTTGACTGGCTCACCGCCCATCCGGCGGTCGCCAGCACCAGGCCGCCGCTTGTCGAGAGCGCTGCTCCGGCCTTCACGCTGCCGCTCATCGCCAACGGCAGTGGATCGTTCTCGCTCGCGAAGCAGCGCGGCCACGGCGTGTACATCAATTTCTTCGCGTCGTGGTGCGCGCCGTGCGTGCAAGAGGCGGCGACTATCGGCGCGATCACGCCGGAGTTCAGCTCGCGCGGCGTGCGCATCGTCGGCATCGCGGTGCTCGATAACCCGTCCGGCGCGATGGGTTTCGTCCATCGGTATGGTTTGAAATACCCGATCGCGTACGACAAGTCGGGGAGCGTCGGAGCCGAATACCGGCTCACACAGCTGCCGCTTCATGTCTTCGTCGACTCGAACGGCGTCGTGCGCCAATATGTCGCAGGCGGTCCGATTCCGGCCGCCGAGCTGCGCGCAGGGCTCTCCTCGATCGCTCGATAACGACCCCTCGTTGTACCAGCTGTTCGCAAACTGGCCAGGTTGGGCAGTGCTCGCCATCTTCATGCTCGTGCCTGCCGCGCTGGCCGCGTCGGTGCACGCGCTGTTCAGGCGCCTGGTACCCGCGAATAGACTGCTGCCGAGCCACGACGTCGCCGGTTTCCTTGTCGCCATCGTCGGCGTGCTCTACGCGGTCGTGCTCGGATTTCTTGTCATCAGCGTGTGGAGCTCGTTCGATCAGGCGCAGCGCAATGCGGACGCCGAAACGACAGACGTGGCGGATGTCTTATATCTGACCCGATCGTTGCCGGAACCGGTCCGCATGCGGGAGCGAATACTCCTCGGCCAATACGCGCACGAGGTCCGAGACGTCGAGTGGCCGATGCTGGCCGATGGAGAAGAAGATCAGCGCGCGCGTGGCCTCCTGGCGGCGGCGTTCCACGAGCTTGCGACATGGCCCATTGCACCGAGAGAGTCGCAGACCGAGATCCTGCGCCAATCGTCCCTGCGCGACGCGGCGCTTGCGAGTTATCGCGAGCTAGCCATGCACAGACGGCTGCGCGTGTTGGATGCGCAGAGCCACGTGCATCCGACGATGTACTTCGCCCTTGCCGCCGGCGCGACGATCTTGCTGGTGTTCGTGCTGCTATTCGGGGTCGAGAGCTGGGGCATCCAACTGGCGATGACGGCGCTGGTCGCGGCGATGATCGGTCTTCAGATCGGCGTGATCTTCGAGATGGACCGTCCGTTCTGGGGCGCGATCCACGTCACGTCCGACGCATGGACGCTGTTGATCAGCGACAACCATCTCGGAACGCCTTAAGCGGGCTCATTCGGATGGTCGATGGCGCGCTCTTTGGTGGTGGGGAGCCGCTGCAGGTCGTCCTCGACGAAATGACGCTCCACCAGCTCGCCCTTGTGCTCGAAGCGGACCACGATGGAGCGCGTGCGCACTTCGATGATCGTGCCCTCGACGCCGAGGTTCTTGATCAACACTTTGTCGCCGTATCGGTAGTTCATAGGTGGGCACGTTCTACCGGCGCTTGATCGTCTCCCCGATGAGCTTCCTCGGCAGGCCCTTCGCTCTATCTACTCAACGGAGAAAAGGGGCCCTCTTCCTAATCCCTTGGACCATATCGGTCCCACTCGGCGTTCTAAGCTCATAAGGAGCGTGACTTGTGATGCACCGTGCACGAACGGCCGTTGTTTTCGCGGTTGCGTTGGCGACCACCGTGGTTCAGCTTCAGGCTGCGGCCGCAGAAAAGCCTGGACAGC includes the following:
- a CDS encoding redoxin domain-containing protein, with amino-acid sequence MEAKAYAARLADFKKLGATVVGISYDSLDVLKKFQAQEQAPQRFVSDTKGVAVTAFGVSMTDQGQVYAKRATFIIRDGKVLHTVFDWSPLGNVSKTLDWLTAHPAVASTRPPLVESAAPAFTLPLIANGSGSFSLAKQRGHGVYINFFASWCAPCVQEAATIGAITPEFSSRGVRIVGIAVLDNPSGAMGFVHRYGLKYPIAYDKSGSVGAEYRLTQLPLHVFVDSNGVVRQYVAGGPIPAAELRAGLSSIAR